A genome region from Paradevosia shaoguanensis includes the following:
- the hemB gene encoding porphobilinogen synthase: protein MSDYWPKHDMEFLAGRRLRRTRASAWSRNLVRETVLTPSDFIWPLFIIDGQNERTQIKTMPGVERLSVDLAVEAARQAAAEGIPALALFPNTQDDRRSENAEEAYNPDNLMCRALSAIKEAVPEIGLIADVALDEYSSDGQDGLVRDGRILNDETVHVMIRSALVQAKAGADIIAPSDMMDGRVGALRAVLDAEGFEDTQIMSYAAKYASAYYGPFREAVGSGSRLKGDKRTYQMDYANSDEALREVAQDLEEGADSVMVKPGMPYLDIVRRVREEFNVPVFVYQVSGEYAMLEFAAAAGAINRDASILESLYAFKRAGASGILTYYALEMARKLNA, encoded by the coding sequence ATGTCCGACTACTGGCCCAAACACGACATGGAGTTCCTCGCCGGGCGCAGGCTGCGCCGGACGCGGGCTTCGGCCTGGAGCCGGAACCTGGTGCGCGAGACGGTGCTCACACCCTCCGATTTCATCTGGCCGCTCTTCATCATCGATGGCCAGAACGAGCGCACTCAAATCAAGACCATGCCGGGCGTCGAGCGCCTGAGCGTCGATCTCGCCGTCGAGGCCGCCCGCCAGGCTGCCGCCGAAGGCATCCCTGCCCTCGCGCTCTTCCCCAATACGCAGGACGATCGCCGCAGCGAGAATGCCGAAGAGGCCTATAATCCCGACAACCTGATGTGCCGCGCGCTCAGCGCCATCAAGGAAGCCGTGCCCGAGATCGGTCTCATCGCCGACGTGGCGCTCGATGAATATTCCAGCGACGGCCAGGACGGTCTGGTGCGTGACGGCAGGATTCTCAACGACGAGACCGTGCATGTCATGATCCGCTCAGCCCTCGTCCAGGCCAAGGCCGGCGCCGACATCATCGCTCCGTCCGACATGATGGATGGCCGCGTGGGCGCCTTGCGCGCCGTTCTCGATGCCGAGGGCTTCGAGGACACGCAGATCATGTCCTACGCTGCCAAGTACGCCTCGGCCTATTACGGCCCCTTCCGCGAGGCGGTGGGCTCAGGCTCGCGCCTCAAGGGCGACAAGCGCACCTACCAGATGGATTATGCCAATTCCGACGAGGCGCTGCGTGAAGTCGCGCAGGATCTGGAAGAGGGCGCCGACTCGGTGATGGTCAAGCCGGGCATGCCCTATCTCGATATCGTTCGCCGCGTGCGCGAAGAGTTCAACGTACCGGTCTTCGTCTACCAGGTGTCGGGCGAGTACGCCATGCTCGAATTCGCGGCCGCCGCCGGCGCCATCAACCGCGACGCTTCGATCCTCGAAAGTCTCTATGCCTTCAAGCGCGCAGGCGCGAGCGGCATCCTCACCTATTACGCGCTCGAAATGGCCCGCAAACTCAACGCCTAG
- the recO gene encoding DNA repair protein RecO, with translation MEWTGEGLLIGVRRHGETSVIAEAMVLGRGRYLGLVRGGRSRQQAATLQPGNSVQLTWRARLEDHLGTFAIELLQPRAAELIADRARLYMSQLLTEHLRLLPERDPHDRLLMEAVRLLDGPVSGEKLARFEMRLLEELGFGLDLESCAVTGNTEELTHVSPRTGRAVCREAAEPYLDRLFRLPAFLRGEGTATPQDVADAFAISGHFLDMHVWHPRQIEPPAVRGVLVEMLGR, from the coding sequence TTGGAATGGACTGGCGAAGGTTTGCTGATCGGCGTGCGACGGCACGGTGAGACCAGCGTGATCGCCGAGGCCATGGTGCTGGGGCGAGGGCGCTATCTCGGCCTCGTGCGCGGCGGTCGCTCGCGCCAGCAGGCGGCAACGCTCCAGCCGGGCAACAGCGTGCAACTCACCTGGCGGGCGCGGCTGGAGGACCACCTGGGCACCTTTGCCATCGAATTGCTGCAGCCGCGCGCTGCCGAACTCATCGCCGACCGGGCGCGGCTCTATATGAGCCAGTTGCTGACCGAGCACCTGCGGCTATTGCCCGAGCGCGACCCCCATGATCGGCTGCTGATGGAAGCCGTGCGGCTGCTCGACGGACCGGTGAGCGGCGAGAAGCTGGCGCGGTTCGAGATGCGGCTGCTGGAGGAACTGGGCTTCGGTCTCGACCTCGAAAGCTGCGCGGTGACGGGCAATACGGAAGAGCTGACCCACGTTTCGCCACGTACGGGCCGGGCTGTCTGCCGGGAGGCGGCGGAGCCCTATCTCGACCGGCTGTTCAGGCTGCCCGCCTTCCTCCGTGGAGAGGGCACGGCGACGCCACAGGATGTGGCGGATGCCTTCGCCATCAGCGGACACTTCCTGGATATGCATGTGTGGCACCCGCGGCAGATCGAGCCACCGGCGGTGCGCGGAGTGCTGGTGGAGATGCTGGGGCGGTGA
- a CDS encoding siderophore ABC transporter substrate-binding protein, whose translation MKTFGKSLAVALGAALLLAPAVSSAAEIVVKHAQGETTLPGVPSKVLVLDIPSLDTLDALGVDVAGVPGSNLPPYLSKYADEKYTKVGTLFEPDYEAVNAAGADLMIIGGRSAAKYPDLSGMLPTIDMTIDPAAYTDNVKANVVKLGEVFGKQAEATELTARLDAKLTALKGLAADAGTAMILVTTGGKVGAYGPASRVGWLHKEMGFKPVADDIDDRFHGGDVVSFEYILEANPDWIFVIDRDAAVGQVAEGQAAKQILDNELVAQTNAWKNGHVVYLDPASAYIVSSGYNAINTLVDQVSEAVSAAK comes from the coding sequence TTGAAGACCTTCGGAAAGTCGCTGGCCGTTGCGCTTGGCGCGGCGCTTCTTCTGGCCCCCGCCGTCTCGTCGGCTGCGGAGATCGTTGTCAAGCACGCTCAGGGCGAGACCACCCTTCCCGGCGTGCCGTCCAAGGTTCTGGTGCTCGATATCCCGTCGCTGGATACGCTCGACGCGCTTGGCGTCGATGTGGCCGGCGTGCCGGGCTCGAACCTGCCGCCCTATCTCTCCAAGTACGCCGATGAGAAGTACACCAAGGTCGGCACGCTTTTCGAGCCCGATTACGAGGCCGTGAATGCCGCCGGCGCCGATCTCATGATCATCGGCGGCCGTTCCGCCGCCAAGTATCCCGATCTTTCGGGCATGCTGCCCACGATCGACATGACCATCGATCCGGCCGCCTACACCGACAACGTCAAGGCCAACGTGGTCAAACTCGGCGAAGTCTTCGGCAAGCAGGCCGAGGCTACCGAACTCACCGCCAGGCTCGATGCGAAGCTGACCGCCCTCAAGGGTCTCGCCGCCGACGCCGGCACTGCCATGATCCTCGTCACCACCGGCGGCAAGGTCGGCGCCTATGGCCCGGCTTCGCGTGTGGGCTGGCTCCACAAGGAAATGGGCTTCAAGCCGGTTGCCGACGACATCGACGACCGCTTCCATGGCGGGGACGTAGTGTCCTTCGAATACATCCTTGAAGCCAATCCCGACTGGATCTTCGTCATCGACCGCGACGCTGCCGTCGGCCAGGTCGCCGAAGGCCAGGCTGCCAAGCAGATTCTCGACAATGAGCTCGTCGCCCAGACCAATGCCTGGAAGAACGGTCATGTCGTCTATCTCGACCCGGCTTCCGCCTACATCGTGAGCAGCGGCTACAACGCCATCAACACGCTGGTCGATCAGGTCAGCGAGGCCGTGTCCGCAGCGAAATAA
- a CDS encoding RDD family protein has product MNAALPDPDTAPELFEGVLTRRMMAFVVDMVIISMMVFALAIVGGIAGFLTFGLAWLGLIVLLPLSIVLYYAATLGSPRRATVGMQMMDIVLTPTRASTLDGGMAVLHALLFWVSVWIFWPISLGIALFTPRRQMLHDLILGTLMVRRSPMTRHWASYQANAGRAF; this is encoded by the coding sequence ATGAACGCTGCCCTGCCCGATCCCGACACCGCGCCCGAGCTCTTCGAAGGCGTGCTGACGCGGCGCATGATGGCGTTCGTTGTCGACATGGTCATCATCTCGATGATGGTCTTCGCGCTCGCCATCGTCGGCGGCATAGCCGGCTTCCTGACCTTTGGCCTCGCCTGGCTCGGCCTCATCGTCCTGCTGCCGCTCTCGATCGTGCTCTACTACGCGGCCACGCTCGGCTCTCCGCGCCGCGCCACTGTCGGCATGCAGATGATGGACATCGTCCTCACCCCGACTCGCGCCTCGACGCTTGATGGCGGCATGGCCGTGCTGCACGCTTTGCTCTTCTGGGTCAGCGTCTGGATCTTCTGGCCGATCTCGTTGGGCATCGCGCTCTTCACGCCGCGCCGACAGATGCTGCATGACCTGATCCTGGGTACGCTCATGGTGCGCCGCTCGCCCATGACCCGCCATTGGGCCAGCTACCAGGCCAACGCCGGACGCGCTTTCTGA
- a CDS encoding LacI family DNA-binding transcriptional regulator translates to MSEKTAKLADVAKAAGVSQGTASNVFNRPDVVREEVREKVLAAAKKIGYGGPNPKGRLLRAGKVNAIGIGANEPLSYFFEDPFARTVMAAISEEAQARGAGIALVSAQSEEALAWNIQSALVDGFILFCLEGADKLVELSQERQLPFVAINPPDGYESVAAITIDNLAGARLAAEHLIELGHRRFAILGLPFNEKGSGRRKPVDVRAASYGDTRDRALGYYAVLAQSGIGEDEVPLIETRGDRKTVNEAMEQLFGAPEPPTALLCMSDLAAMLALEWLQAKGIRVPDEVSVIGFDGVPEGAMSNPPLTTIAQPLAEIGRKAVDMILGAAPPAGTERMPVRLLVRGSTGPAPRR, encoded by the coding sequence ATGAGCGAAAAGACCGCCAAGCTTGCCGATGTCGCCAAGGCCGCCGGGGTTTCCCAGGGGACGGCGTCCAATGTGTTCAACCGGCCGGACGTCGTGCGCGAGGAAGTGCGCGAGAAGGTTTTGGCCGCTGCCAAGAAGATCGGCTATGGCGGGCCGAACCCGAAAGGGCGGCTGCTGCGGGCAGGGAAGGTCAATGCCATCGGCATCGGCGCCAACGAGCCGCTATCCTATTTCTTTGAGGACCCGTTCGCGCGGACGGTGATGGCCGCGATCTCGGAGGAGGCGCAGGCACGCGGGGCGGGCATCGCGCTGGTTTCCGCCCAAAGCGAGGAAGCGCTGGCCTGGAATATCCAGAGCGCGCTGGTGGACGGGTTCATCCTCTTTTGCCTCGAGGGCGCGGACAAGCTGGTGGAGCTGTCGCAGGAGCGGCAATTGCCGTTCGTCGCGATCAATCCGCCGGACGGCTATGAGTCGGTGGCGGCGATCACCATCGACAACCTTGCCGGGGCGCGGCTGGCGGCCGAGCACCTCATCGAACTCGGGCACAGGCGGTTCGCGATTCTCGGATTGCCCTTCAATGAGAAGGGGAGCGGGCGGCGAAAGCCGGTGGACGTGCGTGCGGCAAGCTATGGCGATACGCGCGACCGTGCGCTTGGTTACTACGCTGTGCTGGCGCAGAGCGGCATCGGCGAGGACGAGGTGCCGCTGATCGAGACGCGGGGCGACCGGAAGACCGTCAACGAAGCCATGGAGCAGCTGTTCGGAGCACCGGAGCCGCCGACCGCGCTGCTCTGCATGTCGGACCTTGCTGCCATGCTGGCGCTTGAGTGGCTGCAGGCGAAGGGTATTCGCGTGCCGGACGAGGTGTCGGTGATCGGGTTCGACGGGGTGCCAGAGGGCGCCATGTCCAATCCGCCGCTGACGACGATCGCCCAGCCGCTGGCCGAGATCGGGCGCAAGGCCGTGGATATGATCCTGGGAGCCGCGCCGCCCGCCGGAACGGAACGAATGCCGGTGCGGCTCCTTGTGCGTGGTTCGACGGGGCCCGCGCCTAGGCGTTGA
- the ldtR gene encoding transcriptional regulator LdtR, translated as MVTKSNAAEAIEHPGKAESLKPLYLEAVSRVERLHRRLLDLIKDEFDRMGWDDINPVQALLMFNIGDAEMTAGELRSRGYYLGSNVSYNLKKLVETGYIYQERSRADRRSVRIRLTPKGEEVAEVIDELYDRHLKSIEKVGGLGDGEFDGLNKALARLERFWVDQILYKL; from the coding sequence ATGGTAACCAAGTCGAACGCCGCTGAGGCAATTGAACATCCCGGCAAGGCAGAAAGCCTGAAGCCCCTCTACCTCGAAGCCGTGTCACGGGTCGAACGCCTGCACCGCCGCCTGCTCGACCTGATCAAGGACGAGTTCGACCGTATGGGCTGGGACGATATCAACCCGGTGCAGGCCCTGCTGATGTTCAACATCGGCGATGCCGAGATGACGGCCGGCGAGCTGCGGTCGCGCGGTTACTACCTGGGCTCGAACGTTTCCTACAACCTCAAGAAGCTCGTCGAGACCGGCTATATCTACCAGGAGCGTTCCCGCGCCGACCGCCGTTCGGTCCGTATCCGCCTCACCCCCAAGGGCGAGGAAGTGGCCGAGGTGATCGACGAGCTCTATGATCGCCACCTGAAGTCGATCGAGAAGGTCGGCGGCCTGGGCGACGGCGAATTCGACGGCCTCAACAAGGCCCTGGCTCGCCTCGAGCGCTTCTGGGTCGACCAGATCCTCTACAAGCTCTAA
- the parC gene encoding DNA topoisomerase IV subunit A, translated as MDDADLPKPEDGGETRIVDLREALEERYLSYALSTITQRALPDARDGLKPVHRRILHAMRLLRLDPDQGYKKSARIVGDVIGKFHPHGDQSIYDALVRMAQDFAQRYPLVDGQGNFGNIDGDSPAAMRYTESRMTDVASRLLEGMAEDAIDFKPTYDGEDEEPVVLPSNFPNLLANGSTGIAVGMATSIPPHNVGELCDAALHLINVNPNADARELVQFVRGPDFPTGGILVEGQESIINSYETGRGSFRLRAKWEREEKGRGVYQIVVTEIPYGVQKSRLIEKVAELLLAKKLPLLKDIRDESADDVRLVLEPRAGTVDATILMEQMFKVSDLEVRFPLNMNVLDKGTVPKVMGLPEALRAWLDHRKIVLIRRSQHRLDQIAKRVEVLEGYIVAFLNLDEVIRIIREEDDPKAQLMATFNLTDNQAEAILNMRLRSLRRLEEMELRTEHSGLLTERGHLETLLGSDRRLWGEIARQVADLKKAYGDDHPLGPRRTAIGDAPTADSSEIETAFIEREPITVILSEKGWIRAMKGHTDDVDEKGFKAGDRLKLAVKAETTDKLLMLTTGGKVYTLGGDKLPGGRGQGEPVRIMVDIEEGHDIVDLFVYRPGAKRVVASSAGNGFVVAEDDLIANTRKGKQVLNVSGDDEARLLVPAGGDMVAVIGQNRKLLIFPAQQLPEMSRGKGVRLQKYKDGGISDLKTFRSEEGLTWTDSSGRTFTRPMGELVEWVGDRAQAGRQPPNGFPRNNRFVGG; from the coding sequence ATGGACGACGCTGACCTCCCCAAGCCGGAGGACGGCGGCGAGACCCGTATCGTCGACCTGCGCGAGGCGCTCGAAGAGCGCTACCTTTCCTATGCGCTCTCCACCATTACCCAGCGCGCGCTGCCGGACGCGCGGGACGGGCTCAAGCCCGTACACCGCCGCATCCTGCACGCCATGCGCCTGCTGCGGCTCGACCCGGATCAGGGCTACAAGAAATCCGCCCGCATCGTCGGTGACGTGATCGGTAAGTTCCACCCGCACGGCGACCAGTCGATCTACGACGCGCTGGTCCGCATGGCGCAGGACTTCGCGCAGCGCTACCCGCTGGTCGACGGTCAGGGCAATTTCGGCAATATCGACGGCGATAGCCCGGCGGCCATGCGCTACACCGAAAGCCGCATGACCGACGTCGCCAGCCGCCTGCTCGAAGGCATGGCGGAAGACGCCATCGACTTCAAGCCGACATATGACGGCGAGGACGAGGAGCCGGTCGTCCTGCCCTCGAACTTCCCGAACCTGCTGGCCAACGGCTCGACCGGCATTGCCGTGGGCATGGCCACGTCCATTCCGCCGCACAATGTCGGCGAGCTTTGCGACGCGGCGCTGCACCTGATCAACGTCAACCCCAATGCCGACGCACGCGAGCTGGTGCAGTTCGTGAGGGGGCCGGATTTTCCGACGGGCGGCATCCTGGTCGAGGGCCAGGAATCGATCATCAACTCCTACGAGACGGGCCGCGGCTCGTTCCGCCTGCGCGCCAAATGGGAGCGCGAGGAAAAGGGGCGCGGTGTCTACCAGATCGTCGTCACCGAGATCCCCTATGGCGTGCAGAAGTCGCGGCTGATCGAGAAAGTCGCCGAGCTACTGCTGGCCAAGAAGCTACCGCTGCTCAAGGACATTCGCGACGAGAGCGCGGACGACGTGCGGCTGGTGCTCGAACCGCGCGCTGGCACGGTCGATGCCACGATCCTGATGGAGCAGATGTTCAAGGTCTCGGACCTCGAAGTCCGCTTCCCGCTCAACATGAACGTGCTCGACAAGGGCACGGTGCCCAAGGTCATGGGCCTGCCCGAAGCGCTGCGCGCCTGGCTCGATCACCGCAAGATCGTGCTCATCCGCCGCAGCCAGCACCGGCTGGACCAGATCGCCAAGCGTGTCGAGGTGCTCGAAGGCTATATCGTGGCCTTCCTCAACCTCGATGAGGTGATCCGCATCATCCGCGAGGAAGACGACCCGAAGGCGCAGTTGATGGCGACCTTCAACCTCACGGACAACCAGGCCGAAGCCATCCTCAACATGCGCCTGCGGTCGCTGCGCAGGCTCGAGGAAATGGAATTGCGTACCGAGCATTCCGGGCTTTTGACCGAGCGCGGGCATCTCGAAACGCTGCTGGGTTCGGACCGTCGGCTATGGGGTGAAATCGCCCGGCAGGTCGCCGATCTCAAGAAGGCCTATGGCGACGACCATCCGCTCGGCCCGCGCCGCACGGCGATCGGCGACGCGCCGACGGCCGACAGCTCCGAGATCGAAACCGCCTTCATCGAGCGCGAACCGATCACCGTGATCCTCTCCGAAAAGGGCTGGATCCGGGCGATGAAGGGCCATACCGACGACGTCGACGAAAAGGGCTTCAAGGCCGGCGACCGACTGAAGCTGGCGGTCAAGGCGGAGACGACGGACAAGCTCCTGATGCTCACGACCGGCGGCAAGGTCTATACGCTGGGCGGCGACAAGCTGCCGGGCGGGCGTGGGCAGGGCGAGCCGGTGCGCATCATGGTCGATATCGAGGAGGGGCACGACATCGTCGACCTCTTCGTCTATCGGCCGGGCGCCAAGCGCGTGGTGGCCTCGAGCGCCGGCAACGGGTTCGTCGTGGCCGAGGACGACCTCATCGCCAACACCCGCAAGGGCAAGCAGGTGCTTAACGTCTCGGGTGACGACGAGGCGCGGCTGCTGGTGCCGGCGGGCGGCGACATGGTCGCGGTCATCGGCCAGAACCGCAAGCTGCTGATCTTCCCGGCCCAGCAATTGCCGGAAATGAGCCGCGGCAAGGGCGTGCGCCTGCAGAAGTACAAGGACGGCGGCATTTCGGACCTCAAGACCTTCAGGTCCGAGGAAGGGCTGACCTGGACCGATAGCTCGGGCCGCACCTTTACCCGACCGATGGGCGAGCTCGTCGAGTGGGTCGGTGACCGCGCCCAGGCCGGCCGCCAGCCGCCCAACGGCTTCCCGCGCAACAACCGGTTCGTCGGCGGATGA
- a CDS encoding arginyltransferase, producing MTDHTPDNTQLFLTAAMPCPYLPGRQERKLFTHLTGRRAASLHQLLSDNGFRRSQNLIYRPACEGCSACQSVRIVARHFKPNARFRRVLKNNTDIVARVCEPRATTEQFVLFKRYLNARHAGGGMTQMNFIDYEYMVEDTPVQSVLVEYRLNSVPGNPLVAVALTDVMPDGLSMVYSFYDPDMANRGFGNLLILDHISQVCEQGLDYVYLGYWVKDSPKMAYKAAFRPLEVQKGPLGWRPLD from the coding sequence ATGACGGATCATACCCCCGATAACACCCAACTGTTCCTCACGGCAGCAATGCCGTGCCCCTATCTGCCTGGGCGCCAGGAACGAAAGCTCTTCACGCACCTGACGGGCCGCCGTGCCGCGTCGTTGCACCAGTTGCTGAGCGATAACGGCTTCCGCCGTAGCCAGAACCTGATTTACCGCCCTGCCTGCGAAGGCTGCTCGGCGTGCCAGTCAGTGCGCATCGTCGCCCGGCATTTCAAGCCGAACGCCCGTTTCCGCCGGGTGCTCAAGAACAATACCGATATTGTCGCCCGCGTCTGCGAACCGCGCGCGACCACTGAACAGTTCGTATTGTTCAAGCGCTATCTCAATGCCCGTCACGCCGGTGGCGGCATGACGCAGATGAATTTCATCGACTACGAATACATGGTCGAGGACACCCCGGTGCAGTCCGTGCTGGTCGAGTATCGGCTCAATTCCGTCCCCGGCAATCCGCTGGTCGCCGTGGCACTGACCGACGTCATGCCGGACGGGCTGTCGATGGTCTACAGCTTCTATGACCCCGACATGGCCAATCGCGGATTCGGCAACCTGCTGATCCTCGATCACATCAGCCAAGTCTGTGAACAGGGGCTCGACTACGTCTATCTGGGCTATTGGGTCAAAGATTCGCCCAAAATGGCCTACAAGGCGGCATTTCGTCCGCTGGAAGTCCAAAAGGGACCGCTCGGCTGGCGCCCGCTAGACTGA
- a CDS encoding ABC transporter permease: MKLLSAAIALTIGLAIVSLFIGASDVSLSTLLSGQDRAVQVLLASRIPRTLALMLAGSSMAIAGMIMQMLVRNRFVEPSTAGTVESASMGLLVATLVAPGMPVFGKMLVAALFALAGTALFLRILRQVKMRDVLIVPLIGIMFSGVISAITTFFAYRFDLLQSLLAWTTGDFSGVLRGRYELLWIGFVLTIFAYIAADRFTVAGMGRDFTVNLGVNYRRVVSLGLGIVSLGTAVVVVTVGMIPFLGLIVPNVVSIMFGDNMRKSVPWVAVMGASFVLLCDIVGRVIRQPYEIPIGVVVGVVGSGIFLYLLLRRRANVA; the protein is encoded by the coding sequence TTGAAGCTCCTTTCCGCAGCCATTGCGCTCACGATCGGGCTGGCCATAGTCAGCCTCTTCATCGGCGCTAGCGACGTATCGCTCAGCACACTGCTTTCGGGTCAGGACCGCGCCGTGCAGGTTCTGCTTGCGAGCCGTATTCCCCGCACGCTGGCCCTGATGCTGGCCGGCAGCTCCATGGCGATCGCCGGCATGATCATGCAGATGCTGGTGCGCAATCGCTTCGTCGAGCCCTCGACCGCCGGTACCGTCGAATCCGCCAGCATGGGCCTTCTCGTCGCCACGCTCGTCGCGCCCGGCATGCCGGTCTTCGGCAAGATGCTGGTCGCCGCCCTCTTCGCCCTCGCCGGCACCGCGCTTTTCCTGCGCATCCTGCGCCAGGTGAAGATGCGCGATGTGCTGATCGTGCCGCTCATCGGCATCATGTTCAGCGGCGTGATCAGCGCCATCACCACCTTCTTCGCCTATCGCTTCGACCTGCTGCAATCGCTGCTCGCCTGGACCACCGGCGACTTTTCCGGCGTCCTGCGCGGCCGCTACGAGCTGCTCTGGATCGGCTTTGTCCTCACCATCTTCGCCTATATCGCCGCCGACCGCTTCACGGTCGCTGGCATGGGCCGTGATTTCACCGTCAATCTGGGTGTCAACTACCGGCGCGTCGTCTCGCTGGGCCTCGGCATCGTCTCGCTCGGCACGGCCGTTGTCGTAGTGACGGTGGGCATGATCCCCTTCCTCGGGCTCATCGTGCCCAATGTCGTGAGCATCATGTTCGGCGACAACATGCGCAAATCCGTGCCCTGGGTCGCGGTTATGGGCGCCAGCTTCGTGCTGCTCTGCGATATCGTCGGCCGCGTCATCCGCCAGCCCTACGAAATCCCGATCGGCGTGGTCGTCGGCGTCGTCGGCAGCGGCATCTTCCTCTACCTCCTGCTGCGGAGGCGCGCCAATGTCGCTTGA
- a CDS encoding Dabb family protein, whose translation MIRHCVWVKFRSDVGADERASIYADLAALKDRVPGLERASFGPNVSPEGLGQGFADGFTMDFADAGARDAYLVHPDHQAAGARLVAAAEGGLAGILVFDIEV comes from the coding sequence ATGATCCGGCACTGCGTCTGGGTGAAGTTCAGGAGCGATGTCGGCGCGGACGAGCGGGCATCGATCTATGCGGATCTCGCGGCGCTCAAGGACAGGGTGCCGGGGCTGGAGCGCGCGAGCTTCGGGCCGAATGTCAGCCCGGAAGGGCTGGGGCAGGGCTTCGCGGACGGGTTCACAATGGACTTCGCCGATGCGGGTGCCCGGGATGCGTATCTCGTGCATCCGGACCATCAGGCGGCAGGCGCACGGCTGGTTGCGGCGGCCGAGGGTGGGCTCGCGGGGATATTGGTGTTTGATATCGAGGTTTAG
- a CDS encoding endonuclease/exonuclease/phosphatase family protein — translation MRLIISALRFILGTGALVFSVMAILAVLGFAVPYFDLLNHLQAVLFIGTLLSLLFVPAILRRGNWRRFMLAATATGFFASAITVVPEFAASLQPRPPVAEGRATVKVMTHNLFGMNYDMLRVLDVIRKEQPDIIAVQEFFGEQRSELAPLLKETYPYSAFCRGGKRANLGLFSKIPFEQAQDGACPDNAYGDQRTAHILARFALADGSQFSLLTTHLDWPAPRMARQREEFDLLASAIQQVSGPLVVVGDFNSTSWSYALRNFARGAGLTREDHSLLTYPTLFHYFGAWRPTLPFLPLDHVLTRDVAVHELHAASATGSDHLPVVFTMSVEKPAE, via the coding sequence ATGCGCCTCATCATCAGCGCCCTGCGCTTCATCCTCGGCACCGGCGCCCTCGTATTCTCCGTTATGGCGATCCTGGCGGTGCTGGGCTTTGCCGTGCCGTATTTCGACCTGCTCAACCACCTGCAGGCCGTGTTGTTCATCGGTACGTTGCTGTCGCTGCTCTTCGTGCCGGCCATCCTGCGCCGGGGCAATTGGCGCCGCTTCATGCTGGCGGCCACGGCCACCGGCTTCTTCGCCTCGGCCATCACCGTCGTGCCCGAATTCGCCGCCTCCCTCCAGCCGCGCCCGCCGGTCGCCGAGGGGCGCGCCACCGTCAAGGTGATGACGCACAATCTCTTCGGCATGAATTACGACATGCTGCGCGTGCTCGACGTCATCCGCAAGGAACAACCCGACATCATCGCCGTACAGGAATTCTTCGGCGAGCAGCGCTCCGAACTGGCGCCGCTCCTCAAGGAAACCTACCCCTATTCCGCCTTCTGCCGCGGTGGCAAGCGCGCCAATCTCGGCCTCTTCTCCAAGATTCCGTTCGAGCAGGCCCAGGATGGCGCCTGCCCTGATAACGCTTACGGCGATCAGCGCACCGCCCATATCCTGGCGCGCTTCGCGCTGGCCGACGGCTCGCAATTCTCGCTCCTCACCACGCATCTCGACTGGCCCGCCCCCCGCATGGCCCGCCAGCGCGAAGAGTTCGACCTGCTCGCCTCCGCCATCCAACAGGTTTCCGGGCCACTGGTCGTCGTTGGCGACTTCAACTCGACCTCCTGGTCCTACGCCCTGCGCAACTTCGCCCGCGGCGCCGGCCTGACGCGCGAGGACCACAGCCTCCTCACCTACCCGACGCTGTTCCACTATTTCGGCGCCTGGCGCCCAACGCTGCCCTTCCTGCCGCTGGACCACGTGCTGACCCGCGACGTCGCCGTGCACGAACTCCACGCCGCAAGCGCCACAGGCAGCGATCACCTGCCGGTGGTATTCACGATGTCGGTTGAGAAACCCGCGGAATAA